In Streptomyces sp. P3, one DNA window encodes the following:
- a CDS encoding NAD(P)H-binding protein, whose amino-acid sequence MILVTGATGNVGRRALEMLLAQGREVRAASRAPERATWPAGVPTVALDLADPASLATALEGVEAVFLFAAPGCGPGFVAAAEAAGVRRVVLLSSGSVDDESEEQDGPIAAYHAEIERALRGSTLEWTFLRPDVFAANTLMWAGQTKGGGDVVRGAYAEATAAPIHEADIAAVAVAALTEDGHAGEIHRLTGPQSLTHADQAQIIGEVLGRPVTYQELPAETVREAMSAHVPGPVLDDILKVWADSAGRPALVTADVEKITGRAPRSYRDWVSEHAAAF is encoded by the coding sequence ATGATCCTCGTCACCGGAGCCACCGGGAACGTCGGCCGTCGCGCACTGGAGATGCTGCTCGCACAGGGCCGCGAGGTGCGGGCCGCGTCGCGCGCCCCGGAGCGGGCGACCTGGCCCGCCGGGGTGCCGACCGTCGCGCTCGACCTGGCCGACCCGGCGTCGCTCGCCACCGCCCTGGAGGGGGTCGAGGCGGTGTTCCTGTTCGCCGCCCCCGGCTGCGGACCGGGCTTCGTCGCCGCCGCCGAGGCCGCCGGCGTACGCCGGGTGGTGCTGCTGTCCTCCGGCTCGGTGGACGACGAGTCGGAGGAACAGGACGGCCCGATCGCCGCCTATCACGCGGAGATCGAGCGGGCGCTGCGCGGCTCCACCCTGGAATGGACCTTCCTGCGGCCCGACGTGTTCGCCGCCAACACGCTGATGTGGGCGGGGCAGACCAAGGGCGGCGGCGACGTGGTCCGCGGCGCCTACGCCGAGGCCACCGCCGCGCCGATCCACGAGGCCGACATCGCCGCCGTGGCCGTGGCCGCGCTCACCGAGGACGGTCATGCCGGAGAGATCCACCGGCTGACCGGCCCGCAGTCGCTGACCCACGCCGACCAGGCCCAGATCATCGGCGAGGTGCTCGGCCGCCCCGTCACCTACCAGGAGTTGCCCGCCGAGACCGTCCGCGAGGCGATGAGCGCGCACGTCCCCGGGCCGGTCCTCGACGACATCCTCAAGGTGTGGGCCGACTCGGCCGGCCGGCCCGCCCTGGTCACGGCCGATGTCGAGAAGATCACCGGCCGGGCCCCCCGCAGCTACCGCGACTGGGTGTCCGAGCACGCCGCCGCGTTCTGA
- a CDS encoding 2Fe-2S iron-sulfur cluster-binding protein, with the protein MARITYRSPDGTPTTLDVPEGNSVMRGAVVGGVDGIVGECGGGAMCATCHVYVDRGSPVTLPAVSDIEDELLYTTACPRRENSRLSCQLPVTDAIDGLVVDVPERQV; encoded by the coding sequence ATGGCCAGGATCACCTACCGGAGTCCGGACGGAACCCCGACGACCCTCGACGTCCCCGAGGGGAACTCCGTGATGCGGGGGGCGGTCGTGGGCGGCGTCGACGGCATCGTCGGCGAGTGCGGCGGCGGCGCCATGTGCGCGACCTGCCACGTCTACGTCGACCGCGGCAGCCCGGTCACGCTGCCGGCCGTGTCCGACATCGAGGACGAGCTGCTGTACACGACGGCCTGCCCGCGCCGGGAGAACAGCCGGCTCAGCTGCCAGCTGCCGGTCACCGACGCGATCGACGGTCTGGTGGTGGACGTCCCGGAGCGGCAGGTGTGA
- a CDS encoding alpha/beta fold hydrolase: MPKTGERLTWTAAGPGERLEYATLEVPLDHADPGGAQITLAVSRLPATDPARRRGVLIGVTGGPGGDGGLGTGMPARLAGTPLAEVYDLIGFDPRGTGASTPLRIEVTPTTAPFDSRPPDSAFEAMAADMREREQGCLRAGGDLRPHVNTRNLARDMDVIRVALGEEKLNFLGYAYGSYVGAVYGTMFPECLDRSVLDSCVHPGWTWREQFLAQARAVRENVDRWAGWTARRDNHFALGTTASLTVAAVEGVAAQLESRLGASVRTSFDGIVGGLATDRSAWERLGLLVGALRDALAEGADERTAALLAEHATGGWGARASEQWKQSVLEAVTLETEWPTDLETYYADMRTCRERYPYGHGVLRAAPWVGAFRTFRSPEPPTVLARDGYPAGLVVQADGDPMDHREGGEALAERLGHHLILVEDSGEHEVYVLSGGNPRLEAYVEGYLVDGVLPPARVTVPGVRQAPPVPEDA; the protein is encoded by the coding sequence ATGCCGAAGACCGGCGAGCGACTCACGTGGACGGCCGCAGGACCAGGCGAACGCCTGGAGTACGCGACGCTCGAGGTCCCGCTCGACCACGCCGATCCCGGCGGCGCGCAGATCACCCTCGCCGTCAGCCGGCTGCCCGCCACGGATCCCGCACGCCGCCGGGGTGTCCTGATCGGGGTGACCGGTGGGCCCGGCGGTGACGGCGGCCTCGGCACCGGCATGCCCGCCCGGCTGGCCGGCACCCCCCTGGCGGAGGTGTACGACCTGATCGGCTTCGACCCGCGCGGCACCGGCGCCTCGACGCCGCTGCGCATCGAGGTCACCCCCACCACCGCGCCCTTCGACTCACGGCCGCCGGACTCGGCGTTCGAGGCGATGGCCGCCGACATGCGCGAGCGCGAGCAGGGGTGCCTGCGGGCCGGCGGCGACCTGCGCCCGCACGTCAACACCCGCAACCTCGCCCGCGACATGGACGTCATCCGGGTCGCGCTCGGCGAGGAGAAGCTGAACTTCCTCGGCTACGCGTACGGCAGTTACGTCGGCGCCGTCTACGGGACGATGTTCCCCGAGTGCCTGGACCGCAGCGTGCTCGACTCCTGCGTGCATCCCGGCTGGACCTGGCGTGAGCAGTTCCTGGCCCAGGCGCGGGCGGTCCGCGAGAACGTGGACCGCTGGGCGGGGTGGACCGCGCGGCGCGACAACCACTTCGCCCTCGGCACGACGGCGTCGCTGACCGTGGCCGCGGTGGAGGGCGTCGCCGCGCAGCTGGAGAGCCGGCTCGGGGCATCCGTGCGGACGTCGTTCGACGGCATCGTGGGCGGTCTGGCCACCGACCGTTCGGCGTGGGAGCGGCTGGGGCTGCTGGTCGGGGCGCTGCGGGACGCGCTCGCCGAGGGCGCGGACGAGCGGACGGCGGCGCTGCTGGCCGAACACGCCACGGGCGGCTGGGGTGCGCGGGCCAGCGAGCAGTGGAAGCAGAGCGTCCTCGAGGCGGTGACGCTGGAGACGGAGTGGCCGACCGACCTGGAGACCTACTACGCGGACATGCGCACCTGCCGGGAGCGCTACCCCTACGGGCACGGTGTGCTGCGGGCGGCCCCCTGGGTCGGCGCGTTCCGCACCTTCCGGTCGCCCGAGCCGCCCACCGTGCTCGCCCGGGACGGCTATCCGGCGGGCCTGGTCGTGCAGGCCGACGGCGACCCGATGGACCACCGGGAGGGCGGCGAGGCCCTCGCCGAACGCCTCGGCCATCACCTGATCCTGGTGGAGGACTCCGGCGAGCACGAGGTCTATGTACTGAGCGGCGGCAATCCCCGCCTCGAGGCCTATGTGGAGGGGTACTTGGTGGACGGTGTGCTGCCGCCGGCCCGGGTGACCGTGCCCGGCGTGCGCCAGGCGCCGCCGGTTCCCGAGGACGCCTGA
- a CDS encoding acyl-CoA dehydrogenase family protein has product MTTETTEPTGTIETTGTTTGRAAATGPTGTGETGAGGPAGTAEVLKRVREFVRAELLSKGEYFDGLPEQPTAESARLHAAGLANWWIPAAYGGAGASLADSVDIVSELAYGDAGFAFGSFLPVLGTVMLQLHGDEEVARPVLERLVRDGGRLGILGSEEDAGSELNRTATTFRRDGDDLVLDGEKYFSTNSDPADTLLVLARSADDDGDYAVVAVPRATPGVEIVKRWDMLGVRGSGTYRVRLRDCRVPAAGRLRGNGLRLLEIGLNASRILIAATAIGVARRIRDLSMEYAAKKRIKGAPLRENAVFAAKLGQMEMTIDVMRNQCRAAAAEFDRFLAAENPAAALYRVGTLRSALAAKLYCGQAGWEVATTGSEMFGGLGYTHDHPIGKLVRDLRYVSIVEGGDDVMRELLYARYVVPAGKRR; this is encoded by the coding sequence ATGACCACCGAGACGACGGAGCCCACGGGGACGATCGAGACCACCGGGACGACGACGGGCAGGGCGGCCGCGACGGGTCCGACGGGCACCGGCGAGACGGGCGCAGGCGGCCCGGCCGGTACGGCGGAGGTGCTGAAGCGGGTCCGGGAGTTCGTCCGCGCGGAACTGCTCTCCAAGGGCGAGTACTTCGACGGACTGCCCGAGCAGCCCACCGCCGAGTCGGCCCGGCTGCACGCCGCCGGGCTGGCCAACTGGTGGATCCCGGCCGCGTACGGCGGCGCCGGGGCGTCCCTCGCCGACAGCGTGGACATCGTCTCCGAACTGGCCTACGGCGACGCCGGCTTCGCGTTCGGCTCCTTCCTGCCGGTGCTCGGCACGGTGATGCTCCAGCTGCACGGCGACGAGGAGGTGGCCCGTCCCGTCCTGGAGCGTCTCGTCCGGGACGGCGGGCGGCTGGGCATCCTCGGCAGCGAGGAGGACGCGGGCAGCGAACTCAACCGCACCGCCACCACCTTCCGCCGCGACGGCGACGACCTGGTCCTCGACGGGGAGAAGTACTTCTCCACCAACTCCGACCCGGCCGACACCCTGCTCGTGCTCGCCCGGTCCGCCGACGACGACGGCGACTACGCCGTCGTCGCGGTGCCCCGCGCCACGCCCGGGGTGGAGATCGTCAAGCGCTGGGACATGCTCGGCGTCCGCGGCTCGGGCACCTACCGGGTCCGGCTGCGCGACTGCCGGGTGCCCGCGGCGGGCCGGCTGCGCGGCAACGGGCTGCGCCTGCTGGAGATCGGGCTCAACGCCAGCCGCATCCTCATCGCCGCCACCGCGATCGGCGTCGCCCGCAGGATCCGGGACCTGTCCATGGAGTACGCGGCAAAGAAGCGGATCAAGGGCGCTCCGCTGCGCGAGAACGCCGTGTTCGCCGCCAAGCTCGGCCAGATGGAAATGACCATCGACGTGATGCGCAACCAGTGCCGGGCGGCGGCGGCCGAGTTCGACCGGTTCCTGGCGGCGGAGAACCCGGCCGCGGCCCTGTACCGGGTGGGCACCCTGCGCTCGGCGCTGGCCGCCAAGCTGTACTGCGGCCAGGCCGGCTGGGAGGTGGCGACGACCGGCTCGGAGATGTTCGGCGGGCTCGGCTACACCCACGACCATCCGATCGGGAAACTGGTGCGCGACCTGCGCTACGTCTCCATCGTGGAGGGCGGCGACGACGTGATGCGCGAGCTGCTCTACGCCCGGTACGTCGTCCCGGCGGGCAAACGCCGCTGA
- a CDS encoding aromatase/cyclase, with protein sequence MTTEVSTEAATDVTVHGTAEVTVDGTTEVTHRIEVSAPASAVYRIVAEVGLWPLYFPPTVRAERTGGDGTDERIRIWALANGELRTWESRRRLDPAGLRIEFAQVEPREPVAAMGGTWRITERPDGGCTVELDHFYRAVDGDPVAHERISRAVDTNSRSELEHLRRAAERGDAERELLFDFADTETITGSIEEAYAFIYEASRWPERLPHVARLELREEEPGLQFMEMDTRSPDGSLHTTASGRVCEPLRRITYKQTILPPVLHAHNGEWRFEEGPAGTVKVTSHHQVLLDPAGIDALPDPPKTLADARQAVRHALGSNSRATMAKARAFVQAG encoded by the coding sequence GTGACCACCGAAGTCAGCACCGAAGCCGCCACCGACGTCACCGTCCACGGCACCGCCGAGGTCACCGTCGACGGCACCACCGAAGTGACCCACCGCATCGAGGTGTCGGCCCCGGCGAGCGCGGTCTACCGGATCGTCGCCGAGGTCGGCCTGTGGCCGCTGTACTTCCCGCCCACCGTGCGGGCCGAGCGCACCGGCGGCGACGGGACGGACGAACGCATCCGGATCTGGGCCCTCGCCAACGGCGAACTGCGCACCTGGGAGTCGCGCCGCCGGCTGGACCCGGCCGGGCTCCGGATCGAGTTCGCGCAAGTCGAGCCGCGCGAACCGGTCGCGGCGATGGGCGGGACCTGGCGCATCACCGAGCGGCCCGACGGCGGCTGCACGGTGGAACTCGACCACTTCTACCGGGCCGTCGACGGCGATCCGGTGGCCCACGAGCGCATCAGCCGTGCCGTCGACACCAACAGCCGCTCGGAGCTGGAGCACCTGCGGCGGGCCGCCGAACGCGGGGACGCCGAGCGGGAGCTGCTGTTCGACTTCGCCGACACCGAGACCATCACCGGCTCGATCGAGGAGGCGTACGCCTTCATCTACGAGGCGTCCCGGTGGCCGGAGCGCCTTCCCCACGTGGCACGGCTCGAACTCCGCGAGGAGGAGCCCGGACTGCAGTTCATGGAGATGGACACCCGCTCCCCGGACGGCTCGCTGCACACCACGGCGTCCGGACGGGTCTGCGAGCCGCTGCGGCGGATCACCTACAAGCAGACGATCCTGCCGCCGGTGCTCCACGCCCACAACGGGGAGTGGCGGTTCGAGGAGGGGCCCGCAGGCACCGTGAAGGTCACCTCGCACCACCAGGTCCTCCTCGACCCGGCGGGCATCGACGCGCTGCCCGACCCGCCCAAGACGCTGGCGGACGCCCGGCAGGCGGTGCGGCACGCGCTGGGCTCGAACAGCCGCGCCACCATGGCCAAGGCCCGCGCGTTCGTCCAGGCCGGGTGA
- a CDS encoding type I polyketide synthase — MTPQTGPLDGDQEAVAVVAMGCRYPGGVRTPADLWQLVADGRDATSSFPTDRGWRAADLADGRSTTTRGGFLDDADRFDAKFFGISPREAEGMDPQQRILLETAWETFERAGLSRDALTGSNTGVFVGAMAQEYGPRLYEDNQGAGGYRITGSSTSVASGRIAYYFGLRGPALTVDTACSSSLVAVHLAVRSLRDGECDLALAGGVAVMSTPGMFVDFTRQGGLSPDGRCRPFSDDADGTAWAEGAGLLLLERLSDARARGHRVLAVVRGTATNSDGASNGLTAPNRAAQEDVIRQALSQAGLDPHDVDAVEAHGTGTELGDPIEARALSAVYGRGRDAQRPLWIGSLKANLGHAQAAAGVGGVIKTVQALRAGVLPATPNVSRPTHHIDWEHSGLALLTRARPWERGDGPRRAGVSSFGISGTNVHLVIEEAEPEPEPARQPAGDATAPLLWSVSAPHADSLRAQARALADHVGRTPQDAPEDVAHTLRGRSAFRQRGVVIADNRADLLTGLEALASDAPLPAVPGRYRSPTVLRTESYRDLAGPVFVFPGQGSQWLGMGLALMEESAVFRASMEACAEELAPLCGWRLTDTLRGEGLERVDVVQPALFSMMVSLAALWKSAGVRPAAVVGHSQGEIAAAHVAGALSLADACRVVALRSQALAQLAPPGGMASVLLGAEETERLLNSVDGVSVAAVNSATSTVVAGDVAGLTDLLARCERQGVDARRIEVDYASHTEAMEALEERLLTDLAGISPRSSDVRLHSTLTGAVIDTADMDAAYWYDNLSNTVRFEPVLRGLVERRHRTFVECSPHPVLTFGVQEVLDAAGVTGAVLGTLRRDSGGAAQFLASAAALPDSVGPVDLAALQPAGRQIDLPSYRFDRTRFWATAPSAAAGDDGGAFTAAPTELPSGQTVVTATVDRERYPWLADHVVRGAALVPATVFLSLLGEVGERIGRPVVADLTLGVPLPLPEQVAADLRIVLDPEDAAGRRALSVHARQADGGWVRHASGALAGRDRAPAEPARWSTEDASPVDVADAYPLLAERGYHYGPAFAGLRALWTRGAEILAEVALPDLEPGAFATAHPALLDAALHPAVLRADAGLLVPFAWRDADLTPTDARTLRVHARPDGDDLSLTFFDGEDRLVGSVRSLTLRPLPAEDRGVSLEPAWERMRGTDASGTHASGPDAWVTVGAGGLWDRPDFPDLESVMLPAPAVVVAPLGSAPGTDGDPAHAERLTLAAADLVQSWRAGSQFTASRLAVVTRGALAVTDREPVRDLAASAVTGLVRSAQTEHPDTFLLIDVDDDPASLAALPQALACGEPEVALRAGRLYRPRLRIARESGLRPPAGSRAWRLDVTVKGTLDDLALVEHPEAEAKLGPRQVRVEVRAAGLNFRDVTVGLGLVATEKTMGSEGAGVITEVGAEVTRLAAGDRVFGMFERSLGPVAVADERMVKPLPDGWSFAQAAGVPIVFITAYQCLVDVAGTRPGDRVLIHTATGGVGLAAIQLARHLGADVFATARADKQPTLRAWGVPDDHIASSRTLDFADAFRSATGGRGVDVVLNSLSGKALDRSLGLLAPGGRFAEMGKTDLRDVAATEAEHPGITYRAYNILGVGPDRISEVLEELVALFEAGALRHLPVRTWDVRDGRVPLRMLSRARHQGKLVLTTPRSYDPLRPTLITGGTGGLGAELARHLVAERGARHLVLVSRSGPAAEGAAELSAQLTASGAEVSLVACDVADGDAVAKVVAEYRPGSVFHTAGVLRDGVLTGLTPVQLRAVLRPKVAGAWHLHRLTEHLDLSAFVLFSSVAGVLGNPGQANYAAANTYLDALAQYRRARGLEATSLAWGLWRQPTGMTGHLTEADTAALARIGIAPLDSGDGMRLLFENLASPAPVRVPLRLAPEQLRPGSRAARLLEGLVDLPRNGAAPAPAAPAPVPTSTSTAAAVPVRATAPATAPAPVATPSAAPAPAPAAAAPSAGGDLMQLVRTHTAEVLGYLEPSAVGAEDSFKELGFDSLLSVDLRNRLTAATGLRLPAGAVLEHPTPRALVNFISGLEGA; from the coding sequence ATGACTCCCCAGACCGGACCACTGGACGGTGACCAGGAAGCCGTCGCCGTCGTGGCCATGGGCTGCCGCTACCCGGGCGGTGTGCGCACGCCCGCCGACCTGTGGCAGCTGGTCGCGGACGGCCGCGACGCCACCTCCTCCTTCCCCACCGACCGCGGCTGGCGTGCGGCGGATCTCGCCGACGGCCGCTCCACCACCACCCGCGGCGGCTTCCTGGACGACGCCGACCGCTTCGACGCCAAGTTCTTCGGCATCTCGCCCCGCGAGGCGGAGGGCATGGACCCCCAGCAGCGGATCCTGCTGGAGACGGCCTGGGAGACCTTCGAGCGCGCCGGGCTGAGCCGGGACGCCCTCACGGGCAGCAACACCGGTGTGTTCGTCGGGGCGATGGCCCAGGAGTACGGGCCGCGCCTGTACGAGGACAACCAGGGCGCCGGCGGCTACCGCATCACCGGCAGCTCGACCAGCGTCGCCTCCGGACGCATCGCCTACTACTTCGGGCTGCGCGGCCCCGCCCTCACGGTGGACACCGCGTGCTCGTCCTCGCTGGTCGCCGTCCATCTGGCGGTGCGGTCGCTGCGCGACGGCGAGTGCGATCTGGCGCTGGCCGGCGGTGTCGCGGTGATGTCGACGCCCGGCATGTTCGTCGACTTCACCCGGCAGGGCGGACTCTCGCCCGACGGCCGCTGCCGCCCCTTCTCCGACGACGCCGACGGCACCGCCTGGGCGGAGGGCGCCGGACTGCTGCTGCTGGAGCGCCTCTCCGACGCCCGCGCGCGCGGCCACCGCGTCCTCGCCGTGGTCCGCGGCACCGCCACCAACTCCGACGGCGCGAGCAACGGTCTCACCGCGCCCAACCGGGCGGCCCAGGAGGACGTCATCCGGCAGGCACTGAGCCAGGCCGGACTGGACCCGCACGACGTCGACGCGGTCGAGGCCCACGGCACCGGCACCGAACTCGGCGACCCCATCGAGGCGCGGGCGCTGTCCGCCGTCTACGGCCGGGGCCGCGACGCGCAACGTCCGCTCTGGATCGGCTCGTTGAAGGCGAACCTGGGGCACGCCCAGGCCGCGGCGGGCGTCGGCGGGGTGATCAAGACGGTGCAGGCGCTGCGGGCCGGCGTCCTGCCCGCCACGCCGAACGTCTCCCGGCCCACCCACCACATCGACTGGGAGCACAGCGGTCTCGCCCTGCTGACCCGGGCCCGCCCGTGGGAGCGGGGGGACGGGCCCCGGCGGGCCGGGGTGTCCTCGTTCGGGATCAGCGGCACCAACGTCCACCTGGTCATCGAGGAGGCCGAGCCCGAGCCCGAGCCCGCGCGGCAACCCGCCGGCGACGCGACGGCGCCGCTGCTGTGGTCGGTCTCCGCCCCGCACGCCGACTCGCTGCGCGCCCAGGCCAGGGCTCTCGCCGACCACGTCGGCCGCACCCCGCAGGACGCGCCCGAGGACGTCGCGCACACGCTGCGCGGCCGCAGCGCGTTCCGGCAGCGAGGCGTCGTGATCGCCGACAACCGCGCGGACCTGCTGACCGGACTGGAGGCGCTGGCCTCCGACGCCCCCCTGCCGGCCGTGCCGGGGCGCTACCGGTCGCCCACCGTGCTGCGCACCGAGTCCTACCGCGACCTCGCCGGACCGGTGTTCGTCTTCCCCGGCCAGGGGTCCCAGTGGCTCGGGATGGGTCTCGCGCTGATGGAGGAGTCGGCGGTCTTCCGCGCGAGCATGGAGGCCTGCGCGGAGGAACTGGCCCCGCTGTGCGGCTGGCGGCTGACCGACACGCTGCGCGGCGAAGGACTGGAACGGGTCGACGTCGTCCAGCCCGCGCTGTTCTCGATGATGGTGTCGCTGGCCGCGCTGTGGAAGTCGGCCGGGGTACGGCCCGCCGCGGTCGTCGGCCACTCCCAGGGCGAGATCGCCGCCGCCCATGTGGCCGGTGCGCTCAGCCTCGCCGACGCCTGCCGGGTGGTGGCCCTGCGCAGCCAGGCCCTGGCGCAGCTCGCGCCCCCCGGCGGCATGGCGTCCGTCCTGCTCGGCGCCGAGGAGACCGAGCGGCTCCTCAACAGCGTGGACGGCGTGAGCGTCGCGGCGGTCAACTCGGCGACCTCGACCGTGGTCGCCGGGGACGTCGCCGGCCTCACCGACCTGCTGGCGCGCTGCGAACGGCAGGGCGTCGACGCCCGGCGCATCGAGGTCGACTACGCGTCGCACACCGAGGCGATGGAGGCGCTGGAGGAACGCCTCCTCACCGACCTCGCCGGGATCTCGCCGCGCTCCTCCGACGTCAGGCTCCACTCGACGCTGACCGGCGCGGTCATCGACACCGCGGACATGGACGCGGCGTACTGGTACGACAACCTGAGCAACACCGTGCGGTTCGAGCCGGTGCTGCGGGGACTGGTGGAGCGACGGCACCGCACCTTCGTCGAGTGCAGCCCGCACCCCGTGCTGACCTTCGGCGTCCAGGAGGTCCTGGACGCGGCCGGGGTGACGGGCGCCGTGCTCGGCACCCTGCGCCGGGACAGCGGCGGCGCGGCACAGTTCCTGGCGTCGGCCGCGGCCCTCCCCGACTCCGTGGGACCGGTGGACCTCGCCGCGCTGCAGCCGGCCGGCCGTCAGATCGACCTGCCGTCCTACCGGTTCGACCGCACCCGGTTCTGGGCGACGGCCCCGTCGGCCGCGGCCGGCGACGACGGCGGCGCGTTCACCGCGGCGCCGACCGAGCTGCCCTCCGGGCAGACCGTCGTCACCGCGACCGTCGACCGCGAGCGTTACCCGTGGCTGGCCGACCATGTGGTCCGGGGCGCCGCGCTGGTGCCGGCGACCGTGTTCCTGTCGCTGCTCGGCGAGGTCGGCGAGCGGATCGGCCGGCCCGTCGTGGCCGACCTCACCCTGGGCGTGCCGCTGCCGCTGCCCGAACAGGTGGCCGCGGACCTGAGGATCGTCCTCGACCCCGAGGACGCCGCCGGTCGCAGGGCCCTGAGCGTGCACGCACGTCAGGCCGACGGCGGCTGGGTGCGGCACGCCTCCGGCGCGCTCGCCGGCCGCGACCGGGCGCCGGCCGAGCCCGCCCGCTGGTCCACCGAGGACGCCTCCCCGGTCGACGTCGCCGACGCCTACCCGCTGCTCGCCGAACGCGGCTACCACTACGGTCCGGCGTTCGCCGGACTGCGCGCCCTGTGGACGCGCGGCGCGGAGATCCTCGCCGAGGTGGCGCTGCCCGACCTGGAGCCGGGCGCCTTCGCCACCGCCCACCCGGCGCTGCTCGACGCGGCCCTGCACCCGGCCGTGCTCCGGGCGGACGCGGGACTGCTGGTGCCGTTCGCCTGGCGCGACGCCGACCTGACGCCCACCGACGCCCGGACCCTGCGCGTGCACGCGCGGCCGGACGGCGACGACCTGTCGCTGACCTTCTTCGACGGCGAGGACCGGCTCGTCGGTTCGGTGCGCTCGCTGACGCTGCGGCCGCTGCCCGCCGAGGACCGGGGCGTCAGCCTCGAACCGGCGTGGGAGCGGATGCGCGGCACGGACGCGTCCGGCACCCACGCGTCCGGCCCCGACGCGTGGGTGACGGTCGGCGCGGGCGGCCTGTGGGACCGCCCGGACTTCCCCGACCTGGAGTCGGTCATGCTCCCGGCGCCGGCGGTCGTCGTCGCCCCGCTCGGCTCCGCCCCCGGCACGGACGGCGACCCGGCGCACGCCGAGCGGCTGACCCTGGCCGCCGCCGACCTCGTGCAGAGCTGGCGCGCCGGCTCGCAGTTCACGGCCTCGCGGCTCGCCGTGGTCACCCGGGGGGCGCTCGCCGTCACCGACCGCGAACCCGTCCGCGACCTGGCCGCCTCGGCCGTCACCGGACTGGTGCGCTCGGCACAGACCGAGCACCCGGACACCTTCCTGCTGATCGACGTCGACGACGACCCGGCGTCCCTGGCGGCCCTGCCGCAGGCCCTCGCCTGCGGTGAGCCCGAGGTGGCCCTGCGGGCCGGACGGCTGTACCGGCCGCGGCTGCGGATCGCCCGCGAGAGCGGACTGCGGCCCCCGGCCGGAAGCCGCGCCTGGCGGCTCGACGTCACCGTGAAGGGCACCCTCGACGACCTCGCGCTCGTCGAACACCCGGAGGCGGAAGCCAAGTTGGGCCCCCGGCAGGTGCGCGTCGAGGTGCGCGCGGCCGGGCTGAACTTCCGGGACGTCACGGTCGGCCTCGGCCTTGTCGCCACCGAGAAGACCATGGGCAGCGAAGGCGCGGGCGTGATCACCGAGGTCGGCGCCGAGGTGACCCGCCTCGCGGCCGGAGACCGGGTGTTCGGCATGTTCGAGCGCTCGCTGGGACCGGTGGCCGTCGCCGACGAACGCATGGTCAAGCCGCTCCCGGACGGCTGGAGCTTCGCCCAGGCGGCCGGCGTGCCCATCGTGTTCATCACCGCCTACCAGTGCCTCGTCGACGTGGCCGGCACCCGGCCTGGCGACCGGGTGCTGATCCACACCGCGACCGGTGGCGTCGGACTCGCGGCGATCCAGCTCGCCCGGCACCTGGGCGCCGACGTGTTCGCCACCGCCCGCGCCGACAAGCAGCCCACGCTGCGCGCCTGGGGTGTCCCCGACGACCACATCGCCTCCTCCCGCACGCTCGACTTCGCCGACGCCTTCCGGTCGGCCACCGGCGGCCGGGGCGTGGACGTCGTGCTGAACTCGCTGTCCGGCAAGGCCCTCGACCGCTCCCTCGGCCTGCTCGCGCCGGGCGGCCGGTTCGCCGAGATGGGCAAGACCGATCTGCGCGACGTGGCCGCCACCGAGGCCGAGCACCCCGGAATCACCTACCGGGCGTACAACATCCTGGGTGTCGGGCCGGACCGGATCAGCGAGGTCCTGGAGGAGCTCGTCGCCCTGTTCGAGGCGGGCGCCCTGCGCCATCTGCCGGTGCGCACCTGGGACGTGCGGGACGGCCGGGTCCCGCTGCGGATGCTCAGCCGGGCCCGCCACCAGGGCAAACTCGTGCTGACCACCCCGCGCTCCTACGACCCGCTGCGCCCGACGCTGATCACCGGCGGCACCGGCGGTCTCGGCGCCGAACTGGCCCGGCACCTGGTCGCCGAGCGGGGTGCCCGGCATCTGGTGCTGGTGAGCCGCAGCGGCCCGGCCGCCGAGGGCGCGGCGGAACTGAGCGCGCAACTGACCGCGTCCGGCGCCGAGGTGTCCCTCGTGGCCTGCGACGTCGCCGACGGCGACGCCGTCGCGAAGGTCGTCGCCGAGTACCGGCCCGGCAGTGTCTTCCACACCGCCGGAGTGCTGCGCGACGGGGTGCTCACCGGGCTCACGCCGGTCCAGCTCCGGGCGGTGCTGCGGCCCAAGGTCGCCGGGGCCTGGCATCTGCACCGGCTCACCGAGCACCTGGACCTGTCGGCGTTCGTGCTGTTCTCGTCGGTGGCGGGGGTGCTCGGCAACCCGGGCCAGGCGAACTACGCGGCCGCCAACACCTATCTCGACGCCCTCGCGCAGTACCGCCGGGCACGCGGGCTGGAGGCGACGTCTCTCGCCTGGGGCCTGTGGCGGCAGCCCACCGGGATGACCGGCCATCTGACCGAGGCCGACACCGCCGCGCTGGCCCGCATCGGGATCGCCCCGCTGGACAGCGGGGACGGGATGCGGCTCCTCTTCGAGAACCTGGCCTCGCCCGCTCCGGTCCGGGTGCCGCTGCGGCTCGCCCCGGAGCAGCTGCGGCCCGGAAGCCGTGCGGCCCGCCTGCTCGAGGGGCTGGTGGACCTGCCCCGGAACGGCGCGGCCCCGGCGCCCGCCGCCCCGGCGCCCGTGCCCACGTCCACGTCCACGGCCGCAGCAGTGCCGGTCCGGGCCACGGCGCCGGCCACCGCCCCGGCCCCCGTCGCGACACCGTCCGCGGCACCCGCCCCCGCACCCGCGGCGGCAGCGCCTTCGGCGGGCGGTGACCTCATGCAGCTGGTGCGCACGCACACCGCCGAGGTGCTGGGCTACCTCGAACCGTCCGCGGTCGGCGCCGAGGACTCCTTCAAGGAACTCGGCTTCGACTCCCTGCTCAGTGTCGACCTGCGCAACAGGCTCACCGCCGCGACCGGGCTCCGGCTCCCCGCCGGCGCCGTACTGGAACACCCGACGCCGCGGGCACTTGTCAACTTCATCTCAGGACTGGAGGGCGCGTGA